A section of the Phacochoerus africanus isolate WHEZ1 chromosome 4, ROS_Pafr_v1, whole genome shotgun sequence genome encodes:
- the BRD8 gene encoding bromodomain-containing protein 8 isoform X4, which produces MAAGTGKHKLLSTGPTEPWSIREKLCLASSVMRSGDQNWVSVSRAIKPFAEPGRPPDWFSQKHCASQYSELLETTETPKRKRGEKGEVVETVEDVIVRKLTAERVEELKKVIKETQEKYRRLKRDAELIQAGHMDSRLDELCNDIAMKKKLEEEEAEVKRKATDAAYQARQAVKTPPRRLPTVMVRSPIDSASPGGDYPLGDLTATTMEEATSGVNESEMAVTSGHLNNTGVLLEVGGVLPMIHGGEMQQTPNTVAASTAASGAPTLSRLLEAGPTQFTTPLASFTTVASEPPVKLVPPPVESVSQATIVMMPALPAPSSAPAVATPESVAPVSQPDTCVPMETVGDPHTVTVSMDSSEISMIINSIKEECFRSGVAEAPGGSKAPSIDGKEDLDLAEKMDIAVSYTGEELDFETVGDIIAIIEDKVDDHPEVLDVAAVEAALSFCEENDDPQSLPGPWEHPIQQERDKTVPLPAPEMTVKQERLDFEETESKGIHELVDLREPSVEIKMEPTEPEQGISGPEIVAGVVPPPSMEPPELRSQDLNEEPRSTTTGEITEADVSSRKGDETSLRTVKTEASPESMLSPSHGSNPIEDPLESETQHKFEMSDSLKEESGTIFGSQIKDAPGEDEEEDGVSEAASLEEPKEEDQGEGYLSEMDNEPPVSESDDGFSIHNATLQSHTLADSIPSSPASSQFSVCSEDQEAIQAQKIWKKAIMLVWRAAANHRYANVFLQPVTDDIAPGYHSIVQRPMDLSTIKKNIENGLIRSTAEFQRDIMLMFQNAVMYNSSDHDVYHMAVEMQRDVLEQIQQFLATQLIMQTSESGISAKSLRGRDSTRKQDASEKDSVPMGSPAFLLSLFDGGTRGRRCAIEADMKMKK; this is translated from the exons ATGGCGGCAGGAACGGGCA AACATAAGCTGCTGAGTACTGGCCCTACAGAGCCATGGTCCATCCGAGAGAAGCTGTGTTTAGCGTCTTCAGTCATGAGGAGTGGAGATCAAAATTG GGTATCAGTTAGCAGAGCAATCAAGCCTTTTGCAGAGCCTGGCCGCCCTCCAGACTGGTTCTCTCAAAAA CATTGTGCTTCCCAGTACTCAGAGCTTCTAGAGACCACTGAGACCCCAAA ACGGAAACGGGGTGAAAAGGGAGAAGTAGTAGAAACTGTTGAAGATGTCATTGTTCGGAAACTGACTGCTGAACGAGTTGAGGAACTCAAGAAAGTGATAAAGGAAACCCAAGAAAAATATAG ACGGCTGAAAAGAGATGCAGAACTAATTCAAGCTGGGCACATGGACAGCAGACTGGATGAGCTTTGCAATGACATTGCAAT GAAAAAGAAGttggaggaagaggaagctgaAGTTAAGAGGAAGGCTACAGATGCAGCATATCAGG CCCGTCAAGCTGTAAAAACACCCCCTCGGAGGTTACCTACTGTGATGGTCCGCTCTCCCATAGATTCTGCCTCCCCAGGAGGTGATTATCCACTTGGGGACTTGACTGCAACCACCATGGAAGAGGCTACCTCGGGG GTCAATGAGAGTGAAATGGCTGTAACTTCTGGACACCTGAACAATACAGGTGTTCTCTTGGAGGTAGGCGGGGTCCTTCCCATGATTCATGGTGGGGAGATGCAGCAAACACCCAACACTGTTGCAGCCTCCACTGCTGCCTCAG GTGCTCCCACTCTTTCTAGGCTTTTAGAAGCTGGTCCTACACAGTTCACCACACCTCTTGCTTCCTTCACTACTGTTGCCAGTGAACCTCCAGTTAAACTTGTGCCGCCTCCTGTAGAGTCTGTGTCCCAAGCTACCATTGTTATGATGCCTGCACTGCCAGCACCATCCTCTGCTCCTGCTGTTGCTACTCCTGAGAGTGTAGCTCCAG TGAGTCAGCCTGACACCTGTGTTCCCATGGAGACTGTAGGGGATCCACATACTGTGACTGTTTCCATGGATAGTAGTGAAATCTCCATGATCATCAATTCTATTAAAGAAGAGTGTTTCCGGTCAGGGGTAGCAGAGGCACCTGGAGGATCAAAGGCCCCTAGCATCGATGGGAAGGAAGATTTAGATCTGGCTGAGAAGATGGATATTGCTGTGTCTTATACAGGTGAAGAGCTGGACTTTGAGACTGTTGGGGACATCATTGCCATCATTGAGGACAAG GTAGATGATCATCCTGAAGTGCTGGATGTGGCAGCAGTGGAAGCAGCATTGTCATTCTGTGAAGAGAATGATGATCCCCAGTCCCTGCCTGGCCCTTGGGAGCACCCCATCCAGCAGGAAAGGGACAAGACAGTACCTCTCCCTGCACCAGAGATGACAGTCAAGCAAGAGAGGCTGGACTTTGAAGAGACGGAAAGCAAAGGAATCCATGAACTGGTGGACCTCAGGGAGCCGAGTGTTGAAATCAAAATGGAACCTACAGAACCAGAGCAAGGCATTTCAGGACCTGAAATAGTAGCTGGGGTTGTTCCACCCCCAAGTATGGAGCCACCAGAACTCAGGAGTCAGGACTTAAATGAGGAACCCAGAAGTACTACAACTGGAGAGATTACTGAAGCAGATGTTTCCAGTAGGAAAGGCGATGAGACTTCACTTAGAACGGTGAAGACAGAG GCATCCCCCGAAAGCATGTTGTCTCCATCACATGGATCAAATCCCATTGAAGATCCTTTAGAGTCAGAGACTCAGCACAAGTTTGAAATGTCAG ACTCATTGAAAGAAGAATCAGGGACTATTTTTGGAAGCCAGATAAAG GATGCCCCAggtgaggatgaggaggaagacGGAGTCAGTGAAGCGGCCAGCCTAGAGGAGCCTAAGGAAGAAGATCAAGGAGAAGGCTATTTGTCAGAAATGGATAATGAACCTCCTGTGAGTGAGAGTGACGATGGCTTTAGCATACACAATGCTACGCTGCAGTCCCACACACTGGCAGACTCCATCCCCAGCAGCCCTGCTTCTTCACAGTT ctCTGTCTGTAGTGAGGATCAGGAAGCTATTCAGGCacagaaaatctggaagaaagCTATCATGCTTGTATGGAGAGCTGCAGCTAATCATAG GTATGCCAATGTCTTCCTGCAGCCTGTCACAGATGACATCGCACCTGGCTACCACAGCATTGTACAGAG ACCCATGGATTTGTCAACTATtaagaaaaacattgaaaatggACTGATCCGCAGCACAGCCGAATTTCAGCGTGACATTATGCTGATGTTCCAGAATGCTGTGATGTATAATAGCTCAGACCACGATGTCTATCACATGGCAGTAGAAATGCAACGAGATGTCTTGGAGCAGATCCAG CAATTCTTAGCCACACAGTTGATTATGCAAACATCTGAGTCTGGGATCAGTGCTAAAAGTCTTCGAGGGAGAGATTCTACCCGTAAACAGGATGCTTCAGAGAAG
- the BRD8 gene encoding bromodomain-containing protein 8 isoform X1, which produces MAAGTGKHKLLSTGPTEPWSIREKLCLASSVMRSGDQNWVSVSRAIKPFAEPGRPPDWFSQKHCASQYSELLETTETPKRKRGEKGEVVETVEDVIVRKLTAERVEELKKVIKETQEKYRRLKRDAELIQAGHMDSRLDELCNDIAMKKKLEEEEAEVKRKATDAAYQARQAVKTPPRRLPTVMVRSPIDSASPGGDYPLGDLTATTMEEATSGVTPGTLPSTPVTSFPGIPDTLPPGSAPLEAPMTPVTDDSPQKKMLGQKATPPPSPLLSELLKKGSLLPTSPRLVNESEMAVTSGHLNNTGVLLEVGGVLPMIHGGEMQQTPNTVAASTAASGAPTLSRLLEAGPTQFTTPLASFTTVASEPPVKLVPPPVESVSQATIVMMPALPAPSSAPAVATPESVAPVSQPDTCVPMETVGDPHTVTVSMDSSEISMIINSIKEECFRSGVAEAPGGSKAPSIDGKEDLDLAEKMDIAVSYTGEELDFETVGDIIAIIEDKVDDHPEVLDVAAVEAALSFCEENDDPQSLPGPWEHPIQQERDKTVPLPAPEMTVKQERLDFEETESKGIHELVDLREPSVEIKMEPTEPEQGISGPEIVAGVVPPPSMEPPELRSQDLNEEPRSTTTGEITEADVSSRKGDETSLRTVKTEASPESMLSPSHGSNPIEDPLESETQHKFEMSDSLKEESGTIFGSQIKDAPGEDEEEDGVSEAASLEEPKEEDQGEGYLSEMDNEPPVSESDDGFSIHNATLQSHTLADSIPSSPASSQFSVCSEDQEAIQAQKIWKKAIMLVWRAAANHRYANVFLQPVTDDIAPGYHSIVQRPMDLSTIKKNIENGLIRSTAEFQRDIMLMFQNAVMYNSSDHDVYHMAVEMQRDVLEQIQQFLATQLIMQTSESGISAKSLRGRDSTRKQDASEKDSVPMGSPAFLLSLFDGGTRGRRCAIEADMKMKK; this is translated from the exons ATGGCGGCAGGAACGGGCA AACATAAGCTGCTGAGTACTGGCCCTACAGAGCCATGGTCCATCCGAGAGAAGCTGTGTTTAGCGTCTTCAGTCATGAGGAGTGGAGATCAAAATTG GGTATCAGTTAGCAGAGCAATCAAGCCTTTTGCAGAGCCTGGCCGCCCTCCAGACTGGTTCTCTCAAAAA CATTGTGCTTCCCAGTACTCAGAGCTTCTAGAGACCACTGAGACCCCAAA ACGGAAACGGGGTGAAAAGGGAGAAGTAGTAGAAACTGTTGAAGATGTCATTGTTCGGAAACTGACTGCTGAACGAGTTGAGGAACTCAAGAAAGTGATAAAGGAAACCCAAGAAAAATATAG ACGGCTGAAAAGAGATGCAGAACTAATTCAAGCTGGGCACATGGACAGCAGACTGGATGAGCTTTGCAATGACATTGCAAT GAAAAAGAAGttggaggaagaggaagctgaAGTTAAGAGGAAGGCTACAGATGCAGCATATCAGG CCCGTCAAGCTGTAAAAACACCCCCTCGGAGGTTACCTACTGTGATGGTCCGCTCTCCCATAGATTCTGCCTCCCCAGGAGGTGATTATCCACTTGGGGACTTGACTGCAACCACCATGGAAGAGGCTACCTCGGGG GTAACCCCCGGGACTTTGCCGAGTACCCCAGTCACCTCGTTTCCTGGAATTCCTGACACCCTTCCTCCAGGCTCTGCACCCTTAGAAGCCCCCATGACCCCAGTAACAGATGATTCACCCCAGAAAAAGATGCTTGGACAGAAAGCaactccacccccctcccctctgctgtcAGAGCTCTTGAAGAAGGGCAGCCTCCTGCCTACTAGCCCCAGACTG GTCAATGAGAGTGAAATGGCTGTAACTTCTGGACACCTGAACAATACAGGTGTTCTCTTGGAGGTAGGCGGGGTCCTTCCCATGATTCATGGTGGGGAGATGCAGCAAACACCCAACACTGTTGCAGCCTCCACTGCTGCCTCAG GTGCTCCCACTCTTTCTAGGCTTTTAGAAGCTGGTCCTACACAGTTCACCACACCTCTTGCTTCCTTCACTACTGTTGCCAGTGAACCTCCAGTTAAACTTGTGCCGCCTCCTGTAGAGTCTGTGTCCCAAGCTACCATTGTTATGATGCCTGCACTGCCAGCACCATCCTCTGCTCCTGCTGTTGCTACTCCTGAGAGTGTAGCTCCAG TGAGTCAGCCTGACACCTGTGTTCCCATGGAGACTGTAGGGGATCCACATACTGTGACTGTTTCCATGGATAGTAGTGAAATCTCCATGATCATCAATTCTATTAAAGAAGAGTGTTTCCGGTCAGGGGTAGCAGAGGCACCTGGAGGATCAAAGGCCCCTAGCATCGATGGGAAGGAAGATTTAGATCTGGCTGAGAAGATGGATATTGCTGTGTCTTATACAGGTGAAGAGCTGGACTTTGAGACTGTTGGGGACATCATTGCCATCATTGAGGACAAG GTAGATGATCATCCTGAAGTGCTGGATGTGGCAGCAGTGGAAGCAGCATTGTCATTCTGTGAAGAGAATGATGATCCCCAGTCCCTGCCTGGCCCTTGGGAGCACCCCATCCAGCAGGAAAGGGACAAGACAGTACCTCTCCCTGCACCAGAGATGACAGTCAAGCAAGAGAGGCTGGACTTTGAAGAGACGGAAAGCAAAGGAATCCATGAACTGGTGGACCTCAGGGAGCCGAGTGTTGAAATCAAAATGGAACCTACAGAACCAGAGCAAGGCATTTCAGGACCTGAAATAGTAGCTGGGGTTGTTCCACCCCCAAGTATGGAGCCACCAGAACTCAGGAGTCAGGACTTAAATGAGGAACCCAGAAGTACTACAACTGGAGAGATTACTGAAGCAGATGTTTCCAGTAGGAAAGGCGATGAGACTTCACTTAGAACGGTGAAGACAGAG GCATCCCCCGAAAGCATGTTGTCTCCATCACATGGATCAAATCCCATTGAAGATCCTTTAGAGTCAGAGACTCAGCACAAGTTTGAAATGTCAG ACTCATTGAAAGAAGAATCAGGGACTATTTTTGGAAGCCAGATAAAG GATGCCCCAggtgaggatgaggaggaagacGGAGTCAGTGAAGCGGCCAGCCTAGAGGAGCCTAAGGAAGAAGATCAAGGAGAAGGCTATTTGTCAGAAATGGATAATGAACCTCCTGTGAGTGAGAGTGACGATGGCTTTAGCATACACAATGCTACGCTGCAGTCCCACACACTGGCAGACTCCATCCCCAGCAGCCCTGCTTCTTCACAGTT ctCTGTCTGTAGTGAGGATCAGGAAGCTATTCAGGCacagaaaatctggaagaaagCTATCATGCTTGTATGGAGAGCTGCAGCTAATCATAG GTATGCCAATGTCTTCCTGCAGCCTGTCACAGATGACATCGCACCTGGCTACCACAGCATTGTACAGAG ACCCATGGATTTGTCAACTATtaagaaaaacattgaaaatggACTGATCCGCAGCACAGCCGAATTTCAGCGTGACATTATGCTGATGTTCCAGAATGCTGTGATGTATAATAGCTCAGACCACGATGTCTATCACATGGCAGTAGAAATGCAACGAGATGTCTTGGAGCAGATCCAG CAATTCTTAGCCACACAGTTGATTATGCAAACATCTGAGTCTGGGATCAGTGCTAAAAGTCTTCGAGGGAGAGATTCTACCCGTAAACAGGATGCTTCAGAGAAG
- the BRD8 gene encoding bromodomain-containing protein 8 isoform X2, which produces MAAGTGKHKLLSTGPTEPWSIREKLCLASSVMRSGDQNWVSVSRAIKPFAEPGRPPDWFSQKHCASQYSELLETTETPKRKRGEKGEVVETVEDVIVRKLTAERVEELKKVIKETQEKYRRLKRDAELIQAGHMDSRLDELCNDIAMKKKLEEEEAEVKRKATDAAYQARQAVKTPPRRLPTVMVRSPIDSASPGGDYPLGDLTATTMEEATSGVTPGTLPSTPVTSFPGIPDTLPPGSAPLEAPMTPVTDDSPQKKMLGQKATPPPSPLLSELLKKGSLLPTSPRLVNESEMAVTSGHLNNTGVLLEVGGVLPMIHGGEMQQTPNTVAASTAASGAPTLSRLLEAGPTQFTTPLASFTTVASEPPVKLVPPPVESVSQATIVMMPALPAPSSAPAVATPESVAPVSQPDTCVPMETVGDPHTVTVSMDSSEISMIINSIKEECFRSGVAEAPGGSKAPSIDGKEDLDLAEKMDIAVSYTGEELDFETVGDIIAIIEDKVDDHPEVLDVAAVEAALSFCEENDDPQSLPGPWEHPIQQERDKTVPLPAPEMTVKQERLDFEETESKGIHELVDLREPSVEIKMEPTEPEQGISGPEIVAGVVPPPSMEPPELRSQDLNEEPRSTTTGEITEADVSSRKGDETSLRTVKTEASPESMLSPSHGSNPIEDPLESETQHKFEMSDSLKEESGTIFGSQIKDAPGEDEEEDGVSEAASLEEPKEEDQGEGYLSEMDNEPPVSESDDGFSIHNATLQSHTLADSIPSSPASSQFSVCSEDQEAIQAQKIWKKAIMLVWRAAANHRYANVFLQPVTDDIAPGYHSIVQRPMDLSTIKKNIENGLIRSTAEFQRDIMLMFQNAVMYNSSDHDVYHMAVEMQRDVLEQIQQFLATQLIMQTSESGISAKSLRGRDSTRKQDASEKDGGTRGRRCAIEADMKMKK; this is translated from the exons ATGGCGGCAGGAACGGGCA AACATAAGCTGCTGAGTACTGGCCCTACAGAGCCATGGTCCATCCGAGAGAAGCTGTGTTTAGCGTCTTCAGTCATGAGGAGTGGAGATCAAAATTG GGTATCAGTTAGCAGAGCAATCAAGCCTTTTGCAGAGCCTGGCCGCCCTCCAGACTGGTTCTCTCAAAAA CATTGTGCTTCCCAGTACTCAGAGCTTCTAGAGACCACTGAGACCCCAAA ACGGAAACGGGGTGAAAAGGGAGAAGTAGTAGAAACTGTTGAAGATGTCATTGTTCGGAAACTGACTGCTGAACGAGTTGAGGAACTCAAGAAAGTGATAAAGGAAACCCAAGAAAAATATAG ACGGCTGAAAAGAGATGCAGAACTAATTCAAGCTGGGCACATGGACAGCAGACTGGATGAGCTTTGCAATGACATTGCAAT GAAAAAGAAGttggaggaagaggaagctgaAGTTAAGAGGAAGGCTACAGATGCAGCATATCAGG CCCGTCAAGCTGTAAAAACACCCCCTCGGAGGTTACCTACTGTGATGGTCCGCTCTCCCATAGATTCTGCCTCCCCAGGAGGTGATTATCCACTTGGGGACTTGACTGCAACCACCATGGAAGAGGCTACCTCGGGG GTAACCCCCGGGACTTTGCCGAGTACCCCAGTCACCTCGTTTCCTGGAATTCCTGACACCCTTCCTCCAGGCTCTGCACCCTTAGAAGCCCCCATGACCCCAGTAACAGATGATTCACCCCAGAAAAAGATGCTTGGACAGAAAGCaactccacccccctcccctctgctgtcAGAGCTCTTGAAGAAGGGCAGCCTCCTGCCTACTAGCCCCAGACTG GTCAATGAGAGTGAAATGGCTGTAACTTCTGGACACCTGAACAATACAGGTGTTCTCTTGGAGGTAGGCGGGGTCCTTCCCATGATTCATGGTGGGGAGATGCAGCAAACACCCAACACTGTTGCAGCCTCCACTGCTGCCTCAG GTGCTCCCACTCTTTCTAGGCTTTTAGAAGCTGGTCCTACACAGTTCACCACACCTCTTGCTTCCTTCACTACTGTTGCCAGTGAACCTCCAGTTAAACTTGTGCCGCCTCCTGTAGAGTCTGTGTCCCAAGCTACCATTGTTATGATGCCTGCACTGCCAGCACCATCCTCTGCTCCTGCTGTTGCTACTCCTGAGAGTGTAGCTCCAG TGAGTCAGCCTGACACCTGTGTTCCCATGGAGACTGTAGGGGATCCACATACTGTGACTGTTTCCATGGATAGTAGTGAAATCTCCATGATCATCAATTCTATTAAAGAAGAGTGTTTCCGGTCAGGGGTAGCAGAGGCACCTGGAGGATCAAAGGCCCCTAGCATCGATGGGAAGGAAGATTTAGATCTGGCTGAGAAGATGGATATTGCTGTGTCTTATACAGGTGAAGAGCTGGACTTTGAGACTGTTGGGGACATCATTGCCATCATTGAGGACAAG GTAGATGATCATCCTGAAGTGCTGGATGTGGCAGCAGTGGAAGCAGCATTGTCATTCTGTGAAGAGAATGATGATCCCCAGTCCCTGCCTGGCCCTTGGGAGCACCCCATCCAGCAGGAAAGGGACAAGACAGTACCTCTCCCTGCACCAGAGATGACAGTCAAGCAAGAGAGGCTGGACTTTGAAGAGACGGAAAGCAAAGGAATCCATGAACTGGTGGACCTCAGGGAGCCGAGTGTTGAAATCAAAATGGAACCTACAGAACCAGAGCAAGGCATTTCAGGACCTGAAATAGTAGCTGGGGTTGTTCCACCCCCAAGTATGGAGCCACCAGAACTCAGGAGTCAGGACTTAAATGAGGAACCCAGAAGTACTACAACTGGAGAGATTACTGAAGCAGATGTTTCCAGTAGGAAAGGCGATGAGACTTCACTTAGAACGGTGAAGACAGAG GCATCCCCCGAAAGCATGTTGTCTCCATCACATGGATCAAATCCCATTGAAGATCCTTTAGAGTCAGAGACTCAGCACAAGTTTGAAATGTCAG ACTCATTGAAAGAAGAATCAGGGACTATTTTTGGAAGCCAGATAAAG GATGCCCCAggtgaggatgaggaggaagacGGAGTCAGTGAAGCGGCCAGCCTAGAGGAGCCTAAGGAAGAAGATCAAGGAGAAGGCTATTTGTCAGAAATGGATAATGAACCTCCTGTGAGTGAGAGTGACGATGGCTTTAGCATACACAATGCTACGCTGCAGTCCCACACACTGGCAGACTCCATCCCCAGCAGCCCTGCTTCTTCACAGTT ctCTGTCTGTAGTGAGGATCAGGAAGCTATTCAGGCacagaaaatctggaagaaagCTATCATGCTTGTATGGAGAGCTGCAGCTAATCATAG GTATGCCAATGTCTTCCTGCAGCCTGTCACAGATGACATCGCACCTGGCTACCACAGCATTGTACAGAG ACCCATGGATTTGTCAACTATtaagaaaaacattgaaaatggACTGATCCGCAGCACAGCCGAATTTCAGCGTGACATTATGCTGATGTTCCAGAATGCTGTGATGTATAATAGCTCAGACCACGATGTCTATCACATGGCAGTAGAAATGCAACGAGATGTCTTGGAGCAGATCCAG CAATTCTTAGCCACACAGTTGATTATGCAAACATCTGAGTCTGGGATCAGTGCTAAAAGTCTTCGAGGGAGAGATTCTACCCGTAAACAGGATGCTTCAGAGAAG
- the BRD8 gene encoding bromodomain-containing protein 8 isoform X3, which yields MAAGTGKHKLLSTGPTEPWSIREKLCLASSVMRSGDQNWVSVSRAIKPFAEPGRPPDWFSQKHCASQYSELLETTETPKRKRGEKGEVVETVEDVIVRKLTAERVEELKKVIKETQEKYRRLKRDAELIQAGHMDSRLDELCNDIAMKKKLEEEEAEVKRKATDAAYQARQAVKTPPRRLPTVMVRSPIDSASPGGDYPLGDLTATTMEEATSGVTPGTLPSTPVTSFPGIPDTLPPGSAPLEAPMTPVTDDSPQKKMLGQKATPPPSPLLSELLKKGSLLPTSPRLVNESEMAVTSGHLNNTGVLLEVGGVLPMIHGGEMQQTPNTVAASTAASGAPTLSRLLEAGPTQFTTPLASFTTVASEPPVKLVPPPVESVSQATIVMMPALPAPSSAPAVATPESVAPVSQPDTCVPMETVGDPHTVTVSMDSSEISMIINSIKEECFRSGVAEAPGGSKAPSIDGKEDLDLAEKMDIAVSYTGEELDFETVGDIIAIIEDKVDDHPEVLDVAAVEAALSFCEENDDPQSLPGPWEHPIQQERDKTVPLPAPEMTVKQERLDFEETESKGIHELVDLREPSVEIKMEPTEPEQGISGPEIVAGVVPPPSMEPPELRSQDLNEEPRSTTTGEITEADVSSRKGDETSLRTVKTEASPESMLSPSHGSNPIEDPLESETQHKFEMSDSLKEESGTIFGSQIKDAPGEDEEEDGVSEAASLEEPKEEDQGEGYLSEMDNEPPVSESDDGFSIHNATLQSHTLADSIPSSPASSQFSVCSEDQEAIQAQKIWKKAIMLVWRAAANHRYANVFLQPVTDDIAPGYHSIVQRPMDLSTIKKNIENGLIRSTAEFQRDIMLMFQNAVMYNSSDHDVYHMAVEMQRDVLEQIQDGGTRGRRCAIEADMKMKK from the exons ATGGCGGCAGGAACGGGCA AACATAAGCTGCTGAGTACTGGCCCTACAGAGCCATGGTCCATCCGAGAGAAGCTGTGTTTAGCGTCTTCAGTCATGAGGAGTGGAGATCAAAATTG GGTATCAGTTAGCAGAGCAATCAAGCCTTTTGCAGAGCCTGGCCGCCCTCCAGACTGGTTCTCTCAAAAA CATTGTGCTTCCCAGTACTCAGAGCTTCTAGAGACCACTGAGACCCCAAA ACGGAAACGGGGTGAAAAGGGAGAAGTAGTAGAAACTGTTGAAGATGTCATTGTTCGGAAACTGACTGCTGAACGAGTTGAGGAACTCAAGAAAGTGATAAAGGAAACCCAAGAAAAATATAG ACGGCTGAAAAGAGATGCAGAACTAATTCAAGCTGGGCACATGGACAGCAGACTGGATGAGCTTTGCAATGACATTGCAAT GAAAAAGAAGttggaggaagaggaagctgaAGTTAAGAGGAAGGCTACAGATGCAGCATATCAGG CCCGTCAAGCTGTAAAAACACCCCCTCGGAGGTTACCTACTGTGATGGTCCGCTCTCCCATAGATTCTGCCTCCCCAGGAGGTGATTATCCACTTGGGGACTTGACTGCAACCACCATGGAAGAGGCTACCTCGGGG GTAACCCCCGGGACTTTGCCGAGTACCCCAGTCACCTCGTTTCCTGGAATTCCTGACACCCTTCCTCCAGGCTCTGCACCCTTAGAAGCCCCCATGACCCCAGTAACAGATGATTCACCCCAGAAAAAGATGCTTGGACAGAAAGCaactccacccccctcccctctgctgtcAGAGCTCTTGAAGAAGGGCAGCCTCCTGCCTACTAGCCCCAGACTG GTCAATGAGAGTGAAATGGCTGTAACTTCTGGACACCTGAACAATACAGGTGTTCTCTTGGAGGTAGGCGGGGTCCTTCCCATGATTCATGGTGGGGAGATGCAGCAAACACCCAACACTGTTGCAGCCTCCACTGCTGCCTCAG GTGCTCCCACTCTTTCTAGGCTTTTAGAAGCTGGTCCTACACAGTTCACCACACCTCTTGCTTCCTTCACTACTGTTGCCAGTGAACCTCCAGTTAAACTTGTGCCGCCTCCTGTAGAGTCTGTGTCCCAAGCTACCATTGTTATGATGCCTGCACTGCCAGCACCATCCTCTGCTCCTGCTGTTGCTACTCCTGAGAGTGTAGCTCCAG TGAGTCAGCCTGACACCTGTGTTCCCATGGAGACTGTAGGGGATCCACATACTGTGACTGTTTCCATGGATAGTAGTGAAATCTCCATGATCATCAATTCTATTAAAGAAGAGTGTTTCCGGTCAGGGGTAGCAGAGGCACCTGGAGGATCAAAGGCCCCTAGCATCGATGGGAAGGAAGATTTAGATCTGGCTGAGAAGATGGATATTGCTGTGTCTTATACAGGTGAAGAGCTGGACTTTGAGACTGTTGGGGACATCATTGCCATCATTGAGGACAAG GTAGATGATCATCCTGAAGTGCTGGATGTGGCAGCAGTGGAAGCAGCATTGTCATTCTGTGAAGAGAATGATGATCCCCAGTCCCTGCCTGGCCCTTGGGAGCACCCCATCCAGCAGGAAAGGGACAAGACAGTACCTCTCCCTGCACCAGAGATGACAGTCAAGCAAGAGAGGCTGGACTTTGAAGAGACGGAAAGCAAAGGAATCCATGAACTGGTGGACCTCAGGGAGCCGAGTGTTGAAATCAAAATGGAACCTACAGAACCAGAGCAAGGCATTTCAGGACCTGAAATAGTAGCTGGGGTTGTTCCACCCCCAAGTATGGAGCCACCAGAACTCAGGAGTCAGGACTTAAATGAGGAACCCAGAAGTACTACAACTGGAGAGATTACTGAAGCAGATGTTTCCAGTAGGAAAGGCGATGAGACTTCACTTAGAACGGTGAAGACAGAG GCATCCCCCGAAAGCATGTTGTCTCCATCACATGGATCAAATCCCATTGAAGATCCTTTAGAGTCAGAGACTCAGCACAAGTTTGAAATGTCAG ACTCATTGAAAGAAGAATCAGGGACTATTTTTGGAAGCCAGATAAAG GATGCCCCAggtgaggatgaggaggaagacGGAGTCAGTGAAGCGGCCAGCCTAGAGGAGCCTAAGGAAGAAGATCAAGGAGAAGGCTATTTGTCAGAAATGGATAATGAACCTCCTGTGAGTGAGAGTGACGATGGCTTTAGCATACACAATGCTACGCTGCAGTCCCACACACTGGCAGACTCCATCCCCAGCAGCCCTGCTTCTTCACAGTT ctCTGTCTGTAGTGAGGATCAGGAAGCTATTCAGGCacagaaaatctggaagaaagCTATCATGCTTGTATGGAGAGCTGCAGCTAATCATAG GTATGCCAATGTCTTCCTGCAGCCTGTCACAGATGACATCGCACCTGGCTACCACAGCATTGTACAGAG ACCCATGGATTTGTCAACTATtaagaaaaacattgaaaatggACTGATCCGCAGCACAGCCGAATTTCAGCGTGACATTATGCTGATGTTCCAGAATGCTGTGATGTATAATAGCTCAGACCACGATGTCTATCACATGGCAGTAGAAATGCAACGAGATGTCTTGGAGCAGATCCAG